A window of Clavibacter michiganensis contains these coding sequences:
- a CDS encoding SDR family oxidoreductase, with amino-acid sequence MTTQTRLVAVTGVTGAIGGAVARQLADAGLPQRLLARTPSRAPDLADATVHEVTYGDRAATLRALTGVEILLMVSAAEDEHRLAQHVAFVDAAAEAGVRHVVYTSFQGAAPDATFTLARDHHATEDRIRASGMAWTFLRDAFYIDFVSQLVGDDGVIRGPAGDGRVAAVTRADVAQVAATILRDPESHAGATYELTGPEALTMAEIAATVAAARQRTVTYRDETLEEARASRAVWQAPEWQLDAWISTYTAMAAGEMAHVSGDVERVLGRRPVSLAEFLASEGRDESRSASAT; translated from the coding sequence ATGACCACGCAGACCCGCCTCGTCGCCGTCACCGGCGTCACCGGCGCCATCGGGGGAGCGGTGGCCCGCCAGCTCGCCGACGCCGGGCTCCCGCAGCGGCTCCTCGCGCGCACGCCGTCGCGCGCGCCCGACCTGGCCGACGCCACGGTGCACGAGGTGACGTACGGGGATCGCGCGGCGACTCTCCGGGCGCTCACGGGCGTCGAGATCCTGTTGATGGTGTCGGCCGCCGAGGACGAGCACCGGCTCGCGCAGCACGTCGCGTTCGTCGACGCGGCGGCGGAAGCCGGCGTCCGCCACGTGGTGTACACGTCCTTCCAGGGCGCGGCCCCCGACGCGACCTTCACGCTGGCGCGCGACCACCACGCGACCGAGGACCGGATCCGCGCGTCCGGCATGGCCTGGACGTTCCTCCGCGACGCCTTCTACATCGACTTCGTCAGCCAGCTCGTCGGCGACGACGGCGTGATCCGCGGCCCCGCCGGCGACGGGCGGGTGGCCGCCGTCACGCGCGCCGACGTCGCCCAGGTGGCGGCGACGATCCTGCGGGATCCGGAGTCCCACGCGGGTGCCACCTACGAGCTGACGGGGCCGGAGGCGCTGACCATGGCCGAGATCGCGGCGACGGTCGCGGCAGCCCGGCAGCGGACCGTGACGTACCGGGACGAGACCCTCGAGGAGGCGCGCGCGTCACGTGCGGTGTGGCAGGCGCCCGAGTGGCAGCTGGACGCCTGGATCAGCACGTACACGGCCATGGCAGCCGGCGAGATGGCGCACGTGAGCGGCGACGTCGAGCGCGTCCTCGGTCGCCGGCCCGTGAGCCTGGCGGAGTTCCTGGCCTCGGAGGGGCGCGACGAGAGCCGCTCCGCATCAGCTACATGA
- a CDS encoding NUDIX hydrolase produces MSDEAVRHVRDTARILLVDERERLLLFLTNYSVDVDLPPRWLTPGGGIDPGESPAQAARRELFEETGLRVESVGEPVWEHDYARQRIDGDLDTGHSTFYLVRTTAFAPVSDNWMPDEFDDIHAHRWFTLDELAATADPLEPAELVEVTREVLSRKP; encoded by the coding sequence ATGAGCGACGAGGCCGTTCGCCATGTCCGCGACACCGCGCGCATCCTGCTGGTCGACGAGCGCGAGCGGCTGCTGCTGTTCCTCACGAACTACTCCGTGGACGTGGACCTGCCGCCGCGCTGGCTCACGCCCGGCGGCGGGATCGACCCGGGGGAGTCACCCGCCCAGGCCGCCCGCCGCGAGCTCTTCGAGGAGACCGGCCTGCGCGTCGAGTCCGTCGGCGAGCCGGTCTGGGAGCACGACTACGCGCGACAGCGCATCGACGGCGACCTCGACACCGGCCACTCGACGTTCTACCTGGTGCGCACCACGGCGTTCGCGCCGGTGTCCGACAACTGGATGCCCGACGAGTTCGACGACATCCATGCGCACCGCTGGTTCACGCTCGACGAGCTCGCTGCGACGGCGGATCCGTTAGAGCCGGCGGAGCTCGTGGAGGTCACGCGCGAGGTGCTGTCGCGGAAGCCGTGA
- a CDS encoding alpha/beta hydrolase family protein, producing the protein MKTTDLDLLTSVSRPAVSPDGRLAVVSVTRPRVHADAYTGQLWEVTTDGSAPPRRITRGFRDTAPRLSPDGSVIAFLRAEPKGPPQLHVVRSTGGEPVALTDELLGVGAFDWSPDGSRIVYASRVAEPGRYGSVEGVSAAAEPARRIATTKYLANGLGWSTDRHTQLFLVDLPALDAEPFVAAVPSGYTDAADPAVRGDGVDAKSSAAERAGVPPVVRLTDEPVDHDAPRFSADGSEVLFVASRHDGRDDDLLSGAYAVAVPARGEASSGVPEVRTVVSHEAGLGIAEVASVEGGRIYLLAQDLGESGVDFVARNTALYVLDADDAAPRVLTDAETVDLGGSGITVEDRDAVLVLNGSRGTVQLLRVTADGAVEALVDDQVEITGVGVGGGAVVVALTDPRTHGDLALVRADRPADAGSALVPLTDFSAPLRDAGIRPLHELVVEGRDGYPVHGWVVLPEGEGPHPVVLVIHGGPYAAYGVHLFDEAQVYADASYAVLLCNPRGAAGYGQEHGRVIKERMGTVDMHDVLDFLDGAIAVHDTIDGSRAGIMGGSYGGYLTAWTIAHEHRFQGAIVERGFLDPELFTGTSDIGTFFGEEYTGHDEETRRAQSPQAFAHQVRTPTLVVHSEDDLRCPLSQAERYHLALVRSGVETEMLVFPGEDHELSRSGRPRHRVQRFEAILDWWARHLPVDGGGR; encoded by the coding sequence ATGAAGACCACGGATCTCGACCTCCTCACCTCCGTCTCCCGCCCCGCCGTATCGCCCGACGGCCGCCTGGCCGTCGTCTCGGTGACGCGCCCGCGGGTGCACGCCGACGCGTACACCGGCCAGCTGTGGGAGGTGACCACCGACGGGTCCGCGCCGCCGCGACGCATCACGCGCGGCTTCCGCGACACTGCGCCGCGGCTCTCGCCGGACGGATCGGTCATCGCGTTCCTCCGCGCGGAGCCGAAGGGGCCGCCGCAGCTGCACGTCGTCCGGTCGACCGGCGGCGAGCCGGTCGCCCTCACCGACGAGCTGCTCGGTGTCGGCGCGTTCGACTGGTCGCCCGACGGCTCGCGCATCGTCTATGCCTCGCGCGTGGCCGAGCCCGGGCGGTACGGGAGCGTCGAGGGCGTGTCGGCCGCGGCGGAGCCCGCCCGCCGCATCGCCACCACGAAGTACCTCGCGAACGGCCTCGGCTGGTCCACGGACCGGCACACGCAGCTCTTCCTCGTGGATCTGCCCGCGCTGGACGCGGAGCCCTTCGTGGCCGCGGTGCCGTCCGGCTACACGGATGCCGCGGATCCCGCCGTGCGCGGCGACGGCGTCGACGCGAAGTCCTCCGCCGCCGAGCGCGCGGGTGTCCCGCCGGTCGTCCGCCTCACCGACGAGCCCGTCGACCACGACGCGCCGCGCTTCTCCGCCGACGGGTCCGAGGTCCTGTTCGTGGCCTCGCGCCACGACGGCCGTGACGACGACCTGCTCTCGGGTGCCTACGCGGTCGCGGTCCCCGCTCGCGGTGAGGCCTCGAGCGGCGTGCCCGAGGTCCGCACCGTGGTGTCGCACGAGGCCGGGCTCGGCATCGCGGAGGTCGCGTCCGTCGAGGGCGGCCGGATCTACCTGCTGGCTCAGGACCTCGGGGAGTCGGGCGTGGACTTCGTCGCCCGCAACACCGCGCTCTACGTCCTCGACGCCGACGACGCCGCGCCGCGCGTCCTCACGGACGCCGAGACCGTCGACCTCGGCGGCAGCGGCATCACGGTGGAGGACCGCGACGCCGTGCTCGTGCTCAACGGATCGCGCGGCACCGTGCAGCTGCTGCGCGTCACCGCGGATGGCGCCGTCGAGGCGCTCGTGGACGACCAGGTCGAGATCACCGGGGTCGGCGTCGGGGGAGGGGCCGTCGTGGTCGCCCTCACCGACCCGCGCACGCACGGCGACCTGGCGCTCGTCCGCGCCGACCGCCCCGCCGACGCCGGTTCCGCGCTCGTCCCGCTCACGGACTTCTCCGCACCGCTGCGCGACGCGGGGATCCGACCGCTGCACGAGCTGGTGGTCGAGGGCCGCGACGGCTACCCGGTGCACGGCTGGGTCGTGCTGCCGGAGGGGGAGGGGCCGCACCCGGTCGTCCTCGTGATCCACGGCGGGCCCTACGCCGCCTACGGCGTGCACCTCTTCGACGAGGCGCAGGTCTACGCCGACGCCAGCTACGCGGTGCTGCTGTGCAACCCGCGCGGCGCCGCCGGCTACGGCCAGGAGCACGGCCGCGTCATCAAGGAGCGCATGGGCACGGTCGACATGCACGACGTGCTCGACTTCCTCGACGGCGCGATCGCGGTGCACGACACCATCGACGGGTCCCGCGCCGGCATCATGGGCGGCTCCTACGGCGGCTACCTCACCGCGTGGACCATCGCGCACGAGCACCGCTTCCAGGGCGCCATCGTCGAACGCGGGTTCCTCGACCCGGAGCTGTTCACCGGCACGTCCGACATCGGCACGTTCTTCGGCGAGGAGTACACGGGCCACGACGAGGAGACGCGTCGCGCGCAGAGCCCGCAGGCGTTCGCGCACCAGGTGCGCACGCCGACGCTCGTCGTCCACTCCGAGGACGACCTCCGCTGCCCGCTGTCGCAGGCCGAGCGGTACCACCTGGCGCTCGTGCGGTCGGGGGTCGAGACCGAGATGCTCGTCTTCCCGGGCGAGGACCACGAGCTCAGCCGATCCGGTCGGCCGCGCCACCGCGTGCAGCGCTTCGAGGCGATCCTCGACTGGTGGGCCCGGCACCTGCCGGTCGACGGCGGCGGGCGATGA
- a CDS encoding SDR family oxidoreductase, with translation MSTVDEIRPFAPDELRGRRALVTGSSRGIGADTVAYLAEAGADVVVNYRNKAARAEKLVAKLVEGGTKAIAVGADLTDHESVDRLMETVRAELGGLDVLVLNASGGMESGMAEDYAMTLNRDAQLNVLRSALPLLTEGGRVVFVTSHQAHFIRTTETMPEYEAVARSKRAGEDALRELIPELDERGIGFVVVSGDMIEGTITATLLSRMNPEAIQERKEASGGLYNVSQFAAEVARAVVDPIPAEHLRLVGDTSSFRPE, from the coding sequence GTGAGCACCGTCGACGAGATCCGCCCCTTCGCCCCCGACGAGCTCCGCGGCCGCCGCGCGCTCGTCACCGGCTCGTCCCGCGGGATCGGCGCCGACACGGTCGCGTACCTCGCCGAAGCGGGCGCCGACGTGGTCGTCAACTACCGCAACAAGGCCGCGCGCGCCGAGAAGCTCGTCGCGAAGCTGGTCGAGGGCGGCACGAAGGCCATCGCGGTCGGGGCGGACCTCACGGATCACGAGTCCGTCGACCGCCTCATGGAGACCGTCCGCGCCGAGCTCGGCGGCCTCGACGTGCTCGTCCTGAACGCATCCGGCGGCATGGAGAGCGGCATGGCCGAGGACTACGCCATGACGCTCAACCGCGACGCGCAGCTGAACGTCCTGCGCAGCGCGCTGCCGCTCCTGACCGAGGGCGGCCGGGTCGTCTTCGTCACGAGCCACCAGGCCCACTTCATCCGCACCACCGAGACGATGCCCGAGTACGAGGCCGTCGCGCGCAGCAAGCGCGCGGGGGAGGACGCCCTGCGTGAGCTCATCCCGGAGCTCGACGAGCGGGGCATCGGCTTCGTCGTCGTCTCCGGCGACATGATCGAGGGCACCATCACCGCCACGCTCCTCAGCCGCATGAACCCCGAGGCCATCCAGGAGCGCAAGGAGGCGTCCGGGGGTCTCTACAACGTCTCGCAGTTCGCGGCCGAGGTCGCGCGCGCGGTCGTCGACCCGATCCCCGCCGAGCACCTCCGACTCGTCGGCGACACGAGCAGCTTCCGCCCCGAGTGA
- a CDS encoding RNA polymerase-binding protein RbpA, whose protein sequence is MADRSLRGMRLGSTSLQSEEGVSFSPRQRKTYRTTDGTTFEVVFSADAEVPEVWESPKSGLEGRLLDAEGAPVAHDEVEAKVPRSHWDMLLERRTRAELEELLEERLATLRARRGQHRIGA, encoded by the coding sequence ATGGCAGATCGCAGCTTGCGCGGGATGCGGCTCGGGTCCACGAGCCTGCAGAGCGAGGAGGGCGTCAGCTTCTCCCCCCGGCAGAGGAAGACGTACCGCACGACCGACGGCACCACGTTCGAGGTCGTGTTCTCGGCCGACGCCGAGGTCCCCGAGGTCTGGGAGTCGCCGAAGAGCGGCTTGGAGGGACGCCTCCTCGACGCGGAGGGCGCGCCCGTCGCCCACGACGAGGTCGAGGCGAAGGTCCCCCGGAGCCACTGGGACATGCTGCTCGAGCGCCGGACGCGCGCCGAGCTCGAGGAGCTCCTCGAGGAGCGCCTCGCCACCCTCCGCGCGCGGCGCGGTCAGCACCGCATCGGCGCCTGA
- the lnt gene encoding apolipoprotein N-acyltransferase — translation MPSPAEPVRPPLPLWGALLAAAASGPVMDAAFPDRGLWPLVFPGIALALLALRGRRPGPAFLIGLVAGLAFYLTHIEWASLYLGPVPWIALSALESLFVATGAVAIATATRWIPRAFPTVAGRVVLLPVAIAGLWTAREAISAVWPYGGFAWGRVSLSQSESPFAHLVTWLGLSGLSFVLVLLVALLLELAAEERVRRASRSLVAGIAVALVLVVPAFPVTTTGTTRVAAVQGNAKAGYFDGARYGDILRAHLAATAEIPSDAGVDMVVWPENAADADPLRDPGSAAALDRVVARLGAPLVVGTVTERDGRYYNESLVWTGGGATDHYDKKHPVPFGEYVPDRAFWEPFAPDLIGLIQREYTPGTTDQVMDVAGVTAGIAICFDIVDDQLTTDMVHEGAGLILAQSNNADFGRTDESVQQLAIARMRALETGRSVVNISTVGTSAIVGPDGRDIDRLPWFTAGSMVVDVPTADVVTPAILVGRDIEWLVSGLGLGALAVSGIALGRRGRRTAR, via the coding sequence ATGCCCTCGCCCGCGGAGCCCGTCCGTCCGCCGTTGCCGCTGTGGGGTGCGCTCCTCGCCGCCGCGGCGTCCGGACCGGTCATGGACGCGGCGTTCCCCGACCGCGGGCTGTGGCCGCTCGTGTTCCCCGGGATCGCCCTCGCGCTCCTCGCGCTGCGCGGCAGACGTCCCGGTCCCGCGTTCCTCATCGGGCTCGTGGCCGGGCTCGCCTTCTACCTCACGCACATCGAGTGGGCGTCGCTGTACCTCGGGCCGGTGCCGTGGATCGCGCTGTCCGCCCTGGAGTCGCTCTTCGTCGCGACCGGGGCCGTCGCCATCGCGACGGCGACGCGCTGGATCCCACGCGCGTTCCCGACGGTCGCCGGCCGCGTGGTGCTGCTGCCGGTCGCGATCGCCGGGCTGTGGACCGCGCGCGAGGCGATCTCCGCGGTCTGGCCCTACGGCGGCTTCGCCTGGGGACGCGTGTCGCTGTCGCAGTCGGAGAGCCCGTTCGCGCACCTCGTGACGTGGCTCGGTCTCTCCGGCCTGTCCTTCGTGCTCGTCCTCCTCGTCGCGCTGCTGCTCGAGCTCGCCGCGGAGGAGCGCGTGCGGCGCGCGTCCCGTTCGCTCGTCGCGGGGATCGCCGTCGCCCTCGTGCTCGTCGTGCCCGCGTTCCCCGTCACGACCACCGGGACGACCCGGGTCGCCGCTGTGCAGGGGAACGCGAAGGCCGGGTACTTCGACGGCGCGCGCTACGGCGACATCCTCCGCGCGCATCTGGCCGCCACCGCGGAGATCCCGTCGGACGCCGGAGTCGACATGGTGGTGTGGCCCGAGAACGCGGCGGATGCGGATCCGCTGCGGGACCCCGGCTCGGCCGCCGCCCTCGACCGCGTGGTCGCGCGCCTCGGCGCCCCGCTCGTCGTGGGCACGGTCACCGAGCGCGACGGCCGCTACTACAACGAGTCGCTCGTGTGGACCGGGGGAGGGGCGACCGACCACTACGACAAGAAGCACCCCGTGCCCTTCGGCGAGTACGTGCCCGATCGCGCGTTCTGGGAGCCGTTCGCGCCCGACCTCATCGGCCTCATCCAGCGCGAGTACACGCCGGGCACGACGGATCAGGTGATGGACGTCGCGGGGGTCACCGCCGGCATCGCGATCTGCTTCGACATCGTCGACGACCAGCTGACGACCGACATGGTCCACGAGGGCGCTGGCCTCATCCTCGCCCAGTCGAACAACGCCGACTTCGGGCGCACCGACGAGAGCGTGCAGCAGCTGGCGATCGCCCGGATGCGGGCGCTCGAGACGGGTCGGAGCGTCGTCAACATCTCGACCGTCGGCACCAGCGCGATCGTCGGCCCGGACGGGCGGGACATCGACCGGCTGCCCTGGTTCACCGCCGGGTCGATGGTGGTCGACGTGCCGACCGCCGACGTCGTCACGCCAGCGATCCTCGTGGGTCGCGACATCGAGTGGCTCGTCTCGGGCCTCGGCCTCGGCGCTCTGGCCGTCTCCGGGATCGCGCTCGGGCGCCGCGGGCGCCGAACCGCGCGCTGA
- a CDS encoding DEAD/DEAH box helicase — MTDQLSPAERYAASRTRRSLPLLESFASGLRFDLDPFQRAAAESLENGRSVLVAAPTGAGKTIVAEFAVYLAMQRPSAKIFYTAPMKALSNQKYAELVAEYGPDEVGLLTGDTNVNSRARIVVMTTEVLRNMLYADSDLLRDLAFVIMDEVHYLADRFRGAVWEEVIIHLPQSVRMISLSATVSNAEEFGDWLQAVRGETDVIVSEERPVPLEQHVIVRHRMVDLFDSSGLAATHRVNPELVRMTHGGGREAVRVRGGQGHSRGRTGAVGGSGKRAPGPWDRGRMDRPEVVALLEERNLLPAIFFIFSRAGCDAAVKQVLRAGVRLTHAHERDEIRAVVEERCRTLRDEDLAVLGYWEWLEGLERGVAAHHAGMLPAFKEVVEELFQRKLVKAVFATETLALGINMPARTVVLEQLEKFNGEARVPLTPGEYTQLTGRAGRRGIDVEGHAVIQWKDGLDPQAVASLASRRTYPLNSSFRPTYNMAVNLIDQFGRERTREVLESSFAQFQADRAVVDLARKVRTQEESLAGYEKAMVCHLGDFREYSGLRRELSDLERATAARADMQQPGQHGERDKRQRQLTDLRRRMKAHPCHACKDRESHARWAERWWRLKRQTDALGQQIRTRTNAVAKVFDRVTELLLSLGYLKRATDGQVAPTPNGRMLKRIYGDRDLLIAECLRTQVWVDLDPAALAAMAASLVYQPRRDEGDRNDRNLPRGAFRAALERTEEIWSRLDDVERERRLPTTDPLSTGLCAPMHRWARGGSLDAVLDEADLAAGDFVRWTKQTIDLLDQLSVVADGPVSRNARTALDSIRRGIVAYSSV; from the coding sequence TCTACACGGCGCCGATGAAGGCGCTCAGCAACCAGAAGTACGCCGAGCTCGTGGCCGAGTACGGGCCGGACGAGGTGGGCCTGCTCACGGGCGACACCAACGTCAACAGCCGCGCGCGCATCGTCGTGATGACGACCGAGGTGCTGCGCAACATGCTCTACGCGGACTCCGACCTGCTCCGCGACCTCGCCTTCGTGATCATGGACGAGGTGCACTACCTGGCCGACCGCTTCCGCGGCGCCGTGTGGGAGGAGGTCATCATCCACCTCCCGCAGAGCGTCCGGATGATCTCGCTGAGCGCGACCGTGTCCAACGCCGAGGAGTTCGGCGACTGGCTGCAGGCGGTGCGCGGCGAGACGGACGTCATCGTCTCCGAGGAGCGGCCCGTGCCCCTCGAGCAGCACGTCATCGTGCGGCACCGCATGGTCGACCTCTTCGACTCGTCCGGTCTCGCCGCGACGCACCGCGTGAACCCCGAGCTCGTCCGCATGACGCACGGCGGGGGTCGCGAGGCCGTCCGCGTGCGCGGCGGCCAGGGGCACTCGCGGGGCCGGACGGGGGCCGTCGGCGGATCCGGCAAGCGGGCACCAGGCCCCTGGGACCGCGGCCGCATGGACCGCCCCGAGGTCGTCGCCCTCCTCGAGGAGCGCAACCTGCTGCCCGCGATCTTCTTCATCTTCAGCCGCGCGGGCTGCGACGCGGCCGTCAAGCAGGTGCTGCGCGCCGGCGTCCGTCTCACCCACGCGCACGAGCGCGACGAGATCCGCGCCGTCGTGGAGGAGCGCTGCCGCACGCTCCGCGACGAGGACCTCGCCGTCCTCGGCTACTGGGAGTGGCTCGAGGGCCTGGAGCGCGGGGTCGCGGCGCACCACGCGGGCATGCTGCCCGCCTTCAAGGAGGTCGTCGAAGAGCTCTTCCAGCGGAAGCTCGTGAAGGCCGTGTTCGCCACGGAGACCCTCGCGCTCGGCATCAACATGCCCGCGCGCACGGTCGTCCTCGAGCAGCTCGAGAAGTTCAACGGCGAGGCGCGCGTGCCGCTCACGCCGGGGGAGTACACGCAGCTGACCGGCCGCGCCGGCCGCCGCGGCATCGACGTGGAGGGTCACGCCGTGATCCAGTGGAAGGACGGGCTGGATCCGCAGGCCGTCGCCTCGCTCGCCTCCCGCCGCACGTACCCCCTCAACTCGAGCTTCCGTCCCACGTACAACATGGCCGTCAACCTCATCGACCAGTTCGGCCGGGAGCGCACGCGCGAGGTGCTCGAGTCGTCGTTCGCGCAGTTCCAGGCCGACCGTGCGGTCGTCGACCTCGCGCGGAAGGTGCGCACCCAGGAGGAGTCGCTCGCCGGGTACGAGAAGGCGATGGTCTGCCACCTCGGCGACTTCCGCGAGTACTCGGGCCTCCGCCGCGAGCTCAGCGACCTCGAGCGCGCCACCGCCGCCCGAGCCGACATGCAGCAGCCCGGCCAGCACGGGGAGCGCGACAAGCGGCAGCGCCAGCTGACCGACCTCCGTCGCCGGATGAAGGCGCACCCCTGCCACGCCTGCAAGGACCGCGAGTCGCACGCGCGCTGGGCGGAGCGCTGGTGGCGCCTCAAGCGGCAGACGGATGCGCTCGGGCAGCAGATCCGCACCCGCACCAACGCCGTGGCCAAGGTCTTCGACCGCGTCACCGAGCTGCTGCTCTCGCTCGGCTACCTCAAGCGCGCCACGGACGGCCAGGTCGCGCCGACGCCCAACGGCCGGATGCTCAAGCGCATCTACGGCGACCGCGACCTCCTCATCGCGGAGTGCCTGCGCACGCAGGTGTGGGTCGACCTCGATCCTGCAGCCCTCGCCGCCATGGCCGCCTCGCTGGTCTACCAGCCGCGCCGTGATGAGGGCGACCGCAACGACCGCAACCTCCCGCGCGGCGCCTTCCGCGCGGCGCTCGAGCGCACGGAGGAGATCTGGTCGCGCCTCGACGACGTCGAGCGCGAGCGCCGGCTGCCGACGACGGATCCGCTCTCGACCGGCCTGTGCGCCCCGATGCACCGCTGGGCGCGCGGCGGCAGCCTCGATGCCGTGCTCGACGAGGCCGACCTCGCCGCCGGCGACTTCGTCCGCTGGACGAAGCAGACCATCGACCTCCTGGACCAGCTCTCCGTCGTGGCCGACGGCCCCGTCTCCCGGAACGCCCGCACGGCGCTCGACAGCATCCGGCGCGGCATCGTCGCGTACTCCTCGGTGTGA